The window AGACAAAGGCACTAATTTCCACACAGCCGTTGTGGAACTTGTCGCCAAAAAGAATTCGAAAATTTTTTATACCACCATCCAAAACTGGAAAAAGAATATGTATAATTGGACCGTCAAACGCGGTATCTGCGAAGAAGCGGCCCACATCACTTGGACGGATTGTAATATTGGTGCCAATACCATCAAATACCCTGGGATCATTCTACAAGGGGACCACTCGACTGGGGATGTATTGTCCCTTGCCTTTGCGGGCAGTGGACAGGTGCAAGATACAGGAGCGCGGATCATCCACGTTGGTAAAAACACACGTTCTAATATCTTAGCAAAAGGTGTAGCACTTGATGGTGGGATCAATTCCTACCGAGGCCTAGTCAAGTTTGAACCTTCCAGCAAAGGATCTTATAGCCATATCAAATGTGATGGTCTGATGATGGACAACCGTTCCCAGTCACACGCCTATCCGTATAACGATGTATCAGGCGAAGAGGGAACTCTCAATTACGAAGCCACTGTTTCCAAAATTGACGATGACCAATTGTTTTACTTACAATCACGGGGTATGTCGGAAGACGATGCGAAACTACTCATCATCAATGGATTCTGTGAAGGTGTCACCAAACATCTCGATGTGGAGTATTCTGTGGAGATGACAAAACTCATTCGTATGATCTTAGAAGACGGAAAAGTCATCGCCGAAACGTAAAATCAAATTTTTGGTTTTTATTTTTTAAACACGAATACCCAAACAGCGCCTGCGGCGATGAGAAGTCCCAATGACTCTCGCACTTCTTCCACCTCCATTCCAAAATAGGGAGCCTCTGTAGCATAGTAGACCGATAAAACTAGATACAGGGGGATGATTCCATACCCAATCCATTTCGGTAATCTTCGAAACATTCGAATACCAGCAAAGATCCCTACAATCGCATAAATCGGAAACCATACATAGGGATCGGGATCGTTCAGTTGTAAATAGGCGAATAAAAAGAAAATGGGAACACAGAGAAGAGAAAAAAGTTTCATCACAGTTTCCAAAGTTTTTTGATTGCGGATACAAATCCAAGCGAATTATCCTATGACAAGTAACAGTTGTATGAAAAACCAAATCATAATCATTCTATCCCTTCTTTCCGTTTCCCTTTCCTCCCTTGCCTGTGATGATTTGGGTCGAAAGATCTTAAAAACATTCAGCAAAAAATATGAAACCGATGGAAAGGTTTTGGGTGGCAAACCGATTTTTATTGGACCCGATGCCCAAAGAAAACAACTTTCAATTTCACTACAGGAAGTCGTCAAAGTAAAGGAACCAACCGACATCCAATTCCCACCAGGGGACAGTCCCTTTTTATTCGTTTTGGAAAAAGCAGGGGATCTCATTTTATTTGATCGCGATAAAAAAAACAAACGAGTGTTAAAGTCTTTTCAAGTGATCACTGATAGCGAAGAAGGTCTTCTTGGTTTTACCTTCCATCCAAAGTATCCCAAAGAACCAAAGGTATACACTCATACTGTGATCAGTTCAGCAAACCGTGATATGACGGTGATTGCAGAATGGGAAGTGGAAAATCCAAATTCCTTTGAAACGATGGCT of the Leptospira biflexa serovar Patoc strain 'Patoc 1 (Paris)' genome contains:
- the sufB gene encoding Fe-S cluster assembly protein SufB, whose product is MESTTNTDKTNVQFYQADNFPKGLTRKVVESISHIKNEPSWLAEFRLKAFEVYEQKPMPTWGFIPQFHINIDDYVHYVGSNQKKKKSWDEVDPEILRSFEKLGIPEHERKYLAGIETMNDSETIYANVKKELTDLGIIFCDIDTAIREYPELVREYLGTVVTIGDNKFSALNSCVFSGGSFAYIPKGIKTPMPLQAYFKVTAASSGQYERTLLIADEGAHLEYSEGCTSVQDKGTNFHTAVVELVAKKNSKIFYTTIQNWKKNMYNWTVKRGICEEAAHITWTDCNIGANTIKYPGIILQGDHSTGDVLSLAFAGSGQVQDTGARIIHVGKNTRSNILAKGVALDGGINSYRGLVKFEPSSKGSYSHIKCDGLMMDNRSQSHAYPYNDVSGEEGTLNYEATVSKIDDDQLFYLQSRGMSEDDAKLLIINGFCEGVTKHLDVEYSVEMTKLIRMILEDGKVIAET
- a CDS encoding transmembrane 220 family protein, with the translated sequence MKLFSLLCVPIFFLFAYLQLNDPDPYVWFPIYAIVGIFAGIRMFRRLPKWIGYGIIPLYLVLSVYYATEAPYFGMEVEEVRESLGLLIAAGAVWVFVFKK